The following proteins are co-located in the Lagenorhynchus albirostris chromosome 2, mLagAlb1.1, whole genome shotgun sequence genome:
- the LOC132515496 gene encoding NOP protein chaperone 1-like: MGLCPLLKVPRLPFRLPRVVTERSPLLDQVQSFLPQMAQANEKLRKEMAAAPPAHFNIENIDETLRKVMQMDVALFEMNQSDSKEDDSSQENSQDSSEDSSEFEDEDDSTSSEGEVTIDTIKLPHSEDGKGKIEFLDRPASEEKENRDINNLRNR; this comes from the exons ATGGGGCTGTGCCCGCTCCTCAAGGTTCCGCGTCTTCCTTTCCGGCTGCCCCGCGTGGT GACAGAGAGGAGTCCCCTATTGGACCAAGTACAGAGCTTTCTCCCACAGATGGCTCAGGCAAACGAAAAGCTAAGGAAAGAAATGGCAGCTGCACCACCTGCTCATttcaatattgaaaatattgacGAGACTCTCAGAAAAGTTATGCAAATGGATGTGGCCTTGTTTGAGATGAATCAGTCTGATTCAAAAGAAGATGACAGTTCACAAGAGAATTCACAAGACAGTTCAGAGGACAGTTCAGAATTTGAGGATGAAGATGATAGCACCTCTTCTGAAGGTGAAGTCACCATCGATACAATTAAGCTTCCTCATtcagaagatggaaaaggcaaaatagagTTTCTGGACCGTCCTgccagtgaagaaaaagaaaacagagacataAACAATCTGAGAAACAGGTGA